In Streptomyces sp. NBC_01717, one DNA window encodes the following:
- a CDS encoding carbohydrate ABC transporter permease produces the protein MSTIQSAAKKRRYRPQTSSRRENRAGLAFVTPTFLVVLVVVILPILWTVLLAFQNSKLVNIQENGLFGRWTLDNFEQVFGSPGFWSSLGTTLLYTIGATAGSVILGLVAALALRRPFRGRGALRAAMLLPYVAPVVAVSFVWEVALSPQYGIVNEWGRRLFGWDDPIAFLSTRSYEVGLFGVHFDIPLALLTVIAFETWRYFPFAFLFMLARLQAVPSSLEEAAEVDGATISQRFRHILLPQLMPVIALLSVLRFIMTFNKFDDIYLLTGGGSGTDVVAVRVYDFLTSRFDVGAASAQALVLAVVLMALLGIYFKFFGKKVQEESA, from the coding sequence ATGAGCACAATCCAGAGCGCCGCGAAGAAGCGCCGCTACCGGCCACAGACCTCCAGCAGGCGGGAGAACCGCGCAGGCCTCGCCTTCGTCACCCCCACCTTCCTGGTCGTCCTGGTCGTCGTGATCCTGCCGATCCTGTGGACCGTCCTGCTCGCCTTCCAGAACTCCAAGCTCGTCAACATTCAGGAGAACGGTCTCTTCGGCCGCTGGACCCTGGACAACTTCGAGCAGGTCTTCGGCTCGCCCGGCTTCTGGAGCAGCCTCGGCACCACACTGCTCTACACGATCGGCGCCACCGCGGGCTCCGTGATCCTCGGCCTCGTCGCAGCCCTCGCACTGCGGCGGCCGTTCCGCGGCCGCGGCGCCCTGCGAGCCGCGATGCTCCTCCCGTACGTCGCGCCGGTCGTCGCCGTCTCCTTCGTCTGGGAGGTCGCGCTCAGCCCGCAGTACGGAATCGTCAACGAATGGGGCCGCCGCCTCTTCGGCTGGGACGACCCGATCGCCTTCCTCTCCACCCGGTCGTACGAAGTCGGCCTGTTCGGCGTCCACTTCGACATCCCGCTGGCGTTGCTCACCGTCATCGCCTTCGAGACCTGGCGGTACTTCCCCTTCGCCTTCCTCTTCATGCTCGCCCGCCTCCAAGCGGTCCCCAGCAGTCTGGAGGAGGCCGCCGAGGTCGACGGAGCCACTATCTCCCAGCGCTTCCGGCACATTCTGCTGCCGCAGCTGATGCCCGTCATCGCCTTGCTGTCCGTCCTGCGCTTCATCATGACGTTCAACAAATTCGATGACATCTATCTCCTCACCGGTGGCGGTTCGGGTACAGACGTCGTCGCCGTCCGCGTCTACGACTTCCTCACCTCCCGCTTCGACGTCGGAGCCGCGTCGGCCCAGGCCCTCGTCCTCGCCGTCGTGCTCATGGCCCTGCTCGGCATCTACTTCAAGTTCTTCGGCAAGAAGGTTCAGGAGGAGTCGGCATGA
- a CDS encoding MGH1-like glycoside hydrolase domain-containing protein: MTLLLQTPVPAAVDNLTLRRGAARVLFTNWTGSSTVPSRGLYPHQWSWDSAFIAIGLRHLSVRRAQRELETLVGAQWADGRIPHIVFNPAVPLDAYFPSPDFWRSSRDGAAAGAPAGIETSGIVQPPVHALAAWLVHRSDPEASRRRGFLPRMYGHLAAWHDYLTGPRNLGGGGLAAMVHPWEPGMDNSPCWDGPLQRVEPAETGSYRRADLDHGQPSERPTDLDYGRYVRLATDYRDSGYADKGTRHAFAVEDPCVNALLIVSEHALARIAAETGADPAPHEHRATRLTEALVERLWSPDDGMFLCRDLVGGGLLAERSVAGLLPLIVPGLPRDVVDALIRTATGPGFRLGEIPMVPSYDVTRPAFDPSRYWRGPAWFNTNWLLERGLRQYGQIRAADRLRTSILAAAGACDFAEYVDPFTAQARGTRDFGWTAALTLDLLASAPPAGNTSRTTDPSNGART, encoded by the coding sequence GTGACGCTGCTGCTCCAGACCCCCGTGCCCGCCGCCGTCGACAACCTGACTCTTCGACGCGGCGCGGCACGGGTCCTGTTCACCAACTGGACGGGCAGTTCCACCGTCCCGTCCCGTGGCCTGTATCCCCACCAGTGGAGCTGGGACTCGGCCTTCATCGCCATCGGTCTGCGCCATCTGTCCGTGCGGCGTGCTCAGCGCGAGCTGGAGACGCTGGTCGGGGCCCAGTGGGCCGACGGACGGATTCCGCACATCGTCTTCAATCCCGCGGTCCCCCTCGACGCCTATTTCCCGAGCCCCGATTTCTGGCGCTCCTCTCGGGACGGCGCGGCAGCGGGAGCTCCGGCAGGTATCGAGACCTCGGGGATCGTGCAACCCCCCGTACACGCGCTCGCCGCCTGGCTCGTCCACCGGTCCGACCCCGAGGCGTCGCGCCGCCGTGGATTCCTGCCTCGCATGTACGGACATCTGGCGGCCTGGCACGACTACCTCACGGGCCCCCGCAACCTGGGCGGTGGGGGTCTCGCCGCCATGGTGCATCCGTGGGAGCCCGGCATGGACAACAGCCCTTGCTGGGACGGTCCCTTGCAACGTGTCGAACCGGCCGAGACGGGCTCCTACCGGCGCGCCGACCTCGACCACGGACAGCCATCGGAGCGCCCCACCGATCTGGACTACGGCCGATACGTGCGCCTCGCCACCGACTACCGCGACAGCGGTTACGCGGACAAGGGCACCCGGCACGCCTTCGCGGTCGAGGACCCCTGTGTCAACGCGCTCCTGATCGTCTCGGAACACGCACTCGCGCGCATCGCCGCCGAGACCGGTGCCGATCCCGCGCCCCACGAACACCGGGCCACGCGTCTGACCGAGGCACTGGTGGAGCGGCTCTGGTCACCCGATGACGGAATGTTCCTCTGCCGCGACCTGGTGGGCGGCGGTCTCCTCGCCGAGCGCAGCGTCGCCGGGCTCCTCCCTCTCATCGTGCCCGGACTCCCGCGGGACGTCGTGGACGCACTGATCCGCACTGCCACGGGCCCAGGTTTCCGGCTCGGTGAGATTCCGATGGTCCCGTCGTACGACGTCACCCGGCCTGCTTTCGACCCGTCCCGCTACTGGCGCGGCCCGGCGTGGTTCAACACCAACTGGCTGCTGGAACGGGGCCTGCGCCAATACGGACAGATCCGTGCGGCGGACCGCCTGCGCACCTCGATACTCGCCGCTGCGGGGGCCTGCGACTTCGCGGAGTACGTGGACCCCTTCACCGCGCAGGCCCGCGGTACTCGCGATTTCGGATGGACGGCCGCCCTCACCCTCGACCTGCTGGCGTCTGCCCCGCCCGCGGGAAACACCAGCCGCACCACCGACCCCTCGAACGGAGCGCGAACGTGA
- a CDS encoding carbohydrate ABC transporter permease, which produces MSRAQFEERFFGILRWVVIAFLAAITIVPFYYMLMLSVKPIDALLLNPGNLWVTAKDFTLATYESVLKPTSEGGQGFLGMLLNSALVAIATVLLTLAAAVPGAYAVSRLKFFGSRHVSALFLAVYLFPATLLAVPLFVMFAKMGLSGSLVGLAIVYIAQTVPVSIYMLKNYFATIPFTIEEAAAIDGASRLQTVRRIILPLALPTLMATGLYVFMIAWNEFLFALLFLAADPGKWTVSLGLQQLANGIEVSKTVLMAGSVILTIPVVLLFFAAERLLTEGLTSGADKG; this is translated from the coding sequence CTGAGCCGTGCCCAGTTCGAGGAGCGGTTCTTCGGGATACTGCGCTGGGTCGTGATCGCGTTCCTGGCCGCGATCACGATCGTGCCCTTCTACTACATGCTGATGCTGTCGGTGAAGCCCATCGACGCACTGCTGCTGAATCCCGGCAACCTCTGGGTCACGGCCAAGGACTTCACCCTCGCCACATACGAGAGTGTCCTCAAACCCACCTCCGAGGGCGGCCAGGGCTTCCTCGGCATGCTGCTCAACTCGGCACTCGTCGCCATTGCCACGGTGCTGCTCACCCTGGCAGCCGCGGTGCCCGGCGCCTACGCCGTCAGCCGCCTGAAATTCTTCGGCAGCCGGCATGTCAGCGCGCTCTTCCTGGCCGTCTACCTCTTCCCGGCCACCCTGCTCGCCGTCCCGCTCTTCGTGATGTTCGCGAAGATGGGTCTCTCGGGCAGCCTCGTCGGCCTGGCCATCGTCTACATCGCGCAGACCGTGCCGGTGTCGATCTACATGCTGAAAAACTACTTCGCGACCATCCCCTTCACCATCGAGGAGGCCGCCGCGATCGACGGCGCCTCCCGGCTGCAGACCGTGCGCAGGATCATCCTGCCCCTCGCGCTGCCGACGCTGATGGCCACCGGACTCTACGTCTTCATGATCGCCTGGAACGAATTCCTCTTCGCCCTCCTCTTCCTGGCAGCCGACCCGGGCAAGTGGACGGTCTCGCTCGGACTTCAGCAGCTGGCCAACGGCATCGAGGTGTCGAAGACCGTTCTGATGGCCGGGTCCGTGATCCTCACCATCCCCGTGGTACTGCTGTTCTTCGCAGCCGAACGCCTTCTCACCGAGGGGCTGACCAGCGGCGCGGACAAGGGCTGA
- a CDS encoding ABC transporter substrate-binding protein — translation MVMKTRRSRATVFGLAATLAAGLLAGCSGVSGADQEADNRITVWSQENLPPRMAATQKVVSRFEKETGVKVDLVGVDEAQLPQLIMSAAAAGKLPDVIGAVPMGQVWQMYGNGLLNTEVADKIVKDLHPDTFNSNALSLTEDHGTRLGVPSDAWLQLVVYRKDLFAKAGLKAPDSYASALKAAAALDSNGRYGVSLATDPSDVFTQQSFEDLALANDCQLVDGQGEPALDSPACHAAFTAYDDLARKHGAPGTQSVDTTRATYFSGQSAMMVWSSFLLDELAGLRSDALPSCPECKKDPKFLARNSGVVTSLQGPDGKAPAQFGEITSWAVTKTAETGPSEKFIEYMMGKGYTDWFGMAPEGKIPVRTGTPDAPGSFQRAWRSSVMGVDHHESMQKAYPSALLDQLVTGVSDMKRWGLTQGQGTLVGATNGELPVAKAIGAMTGGQLSPAEAAKEANDEVAALQKSLQ, via the coding sequence ATGGTGATGAAGACCCGACGGTCGAGGGCGACCGTGTTCGGGCTCGCCGCGACCCTTGCCGCAGGCCTGCTGGCAGGCTGCTCAGGCGTCTCAGGTGCCGATCAGGAAGCGGACAACCGGATCACGGTGTGGTCGCAGGAGAACCTGCCGCCGCGGATGGCCGCGACGCAGAAGGTGGTCAGCCGGTTCGAGAAGGAGACAGGCGTAAAGGTCGATCTCGTCGGCGTCGACGAGGCCCAGCTGCCGCAGCTGATCATGTCCGCAGCCGCCGCCGGAAAGCTTCCGGATGTGATCGGCGCCGTGCCGATGGGCCAGGTCTGGCAGATGTACGGCAACGGACTGCTCAACACCGAAGTTGCGGACAAGATCGTCAAGGACCTGCACCCGGATACGTTCAACAGCAACGCGCTGTCGCTCACCGAGGATCACGGCACCCGCCTCGGCGTCCCCTCCGACGCCTGGCTCCAGCTCGTCGTCTACCGCAAGGACCTGTTCGCCAAGGCCGGACTCAAGGCGCCCGACAGCTACGCAAGCGCGCTCAAAGCAGCAGCCGCCCTCGACAGCAACGGCCGGTACGGCGTCTCCCTCGCCACCGATCCGTCGGACGTCTTCACCCAGCAGAGCTTCGAGGACCTGGCGCTGGCGAACGACTGCCAGCTCGTGGACGGACAGGGCGAACCAGCCCTCGACTCACCGGCCTGCCACGCGGCCTTCACCGCCTACGACGACCTGGCACGCAAACATGGGGCGCCAGGAACCCAGAGCGTGGACACCACCCGCGCCACCTACTTCTCCGGCCAGTCCGCCATGATGGTCTGGTCCTCCTTCCTCCTGGACGAGCTGGCAGGTCTGCGCTCCGACGCGCTCCCGAGCTGCCCGGAATGCAAGAAGGACCCGAAGTTCCTCGCCCGCAACTCCGGCGTCGTCACATCCCTGCAGGGCCCCGACGGCAAGGCACCCGCCCAGTTCGGCGAGATCACCTCATGGGCCGTCACCAAGACCGCCGAGACCGGACCCTCCGAGAAGTTCATCGAATACATGATGGGCAAGGGGTACACGGACTGGTTCGGCATGGCCCCCGAGGGCAAGATCCCGGTTCGCACCGGCACCCCCGACGCACCCGGCTCCTTCCAGCGCGCGTGGCGCTCCAGTGTCATGGGCGTCGACCACCACGAATCCATGCAGAAGGCCTACCCGTCCGCGCTCCTCGACCAGCTCGTCACCGGTGTGAGCGACATGAAGCGATGGGGCCTCACCCAGGGGCAGGGCACCCTTGTCGGCGCCACCAACGGCGAACTGCCCGTTGCCAAAGCCATCGGTGCGATGACCGGCGGACAGCTCTCGCCCGCCGAGGCCGCCAAGGAGGCCAACGACGAAGTGGCCGCCCTCCAGAAATCCCTCCAGTAG
- a CDS encoding zinc-dependent alcohol dehydrogenase yields MERVVQFTGPRQVEVAEHESSPLPPGHLRVRTRYSGISAGTELTAYRGTNPYLTRTWDAGARLFRDGAAGIEYPVAGWGYSEVGEVTEVSPELVGTPGMPVTGDVVWGIWGHRSEGIVPAERMVGHTLPAGLEPLAGAFARVGAIAYNAVLAADIHLGEDIAVFGQGVIGLLTTRLAQLNGARVTAVDALDDRLETARAYGARHTLNARTDSVAERIREATGGAGADVAIEISGVYPALHEALRSVTVGGRVVASGFYQGDGTGLRLGDEFHHNRVQLICSQIGGVPPQLAGRWTVERLQQTFLSLVAEGQVDVESLVSHTVPVEDAAGAYVLLDERPADALQVVLEF; encoded by the coding sequence GTGGAACGCGTCGTCCAATTCACCGGCCCTCGTCAGGTCGAAGTCGCCGAGCACGAGAGCTCGCCCCTTCCTCCCGGGCACCTGCGAGTACGCACCAGGTACTCCGGCATTTCCGCCGGAACCGAGCTCACCGCCTACCGGGGCACGAACCCGTATCTCACACGCACCTGGGACGCCGGGGCCCGGCTGTTCCGCGACGGTGCAGCAGGCATCGAGTACCCGGTGGCGGGCTGGGGCTACTCCGAGGTCGGCGAGGTCACGGAGGTCTCCCCCGAGCTCGTCGGTACGCCGGGTATGCCGGTGACCGGCGATGTGGTCTGGGGCATCTGGGGTCACCGCAGCGAGGGCATCGTGCCGGCCGAGCGCATGGTGGGACACACACTGCCCGCCGGGCTCGAACCCCTGGCAGGGGCCTTCGCCCGGGTCGGCGCCATCGCGTACAACGCCGTACTGGCTGCCGACATCCACCTCGGCGAGGACATCGCCGTATTCGGCCAGGGCGTGATCGGCCTCCTCACCACGCGCCTTGCTCAGCTCAACGGCGCCCGGGTCACCGCAGTCGACGCCCTCGACGACCGGCTCGAGACGGCCCGAGCCTACGGAGCGCGGCACACCTTGAACGCCCGCACCGACAGCGTCGCCGAACGCATCCGCGAGGCCACCGGCGGCGCCGGCGCCGATGTCGCCATCGAGATAAGCGGCGTGTACCCGGCGCTCCACGAGGCTCTGCGCTCGGTCACCGTCGGTGGCCGGGTCGTCGCGTCCGGCTTCTACCAGGGCGACGGGACGGGGCTGCGACTCGGCGACGAGTTCCACCACAACCGCGTACAGCTGATCTGCTCCCAGATCGGCGGTGTCCCGCCGCAGCTCGCGGGACGCTGGACCGTGGAGCGGCTCCAGCAGACGTTCCTGTCCCTGGTGGCGGAAGGCCAGGTCGACGTGGAATCCCTGGTCAGCCACACCGTCCCGGTGGAGGACGCCGCCGGTGCCTACGTCCTGCTGGACGAGCGGCCCGCGGATGCACTCCAGGTCGTACTGGAGTTCTGA
- a CDS encoding sugar phosphate isomerase/epimerase family protein, which yields MIKTACQEQLLPGNSLQEKWSFAQAAGYDAIELRSKGDFHFRDRLPELKEAVADGVVMPTVCVDMLHFFAAFDDALRRDALEQMKSQLSVAAEIGALGVQTPASYGMFSRRLPPFEPPRTEEQDRDVLLAGLTELGEHARKEGVTLYLEPLNRYEDHMVNRLEQAADLIRTVGLDSVRIGIDSYHMNIEEADPSAAILAAAPYIGHAQVSDSNRFQPGAGHLDWPAWLGALHTIGFEGYLAAECRLTGDPVEAVRSIPAFLRRSGA from the coding sequence GTGATCAAGACCGCCTGCCAGGAACAACTGCTCCCCGGCAACTCGCTCCAGGAGAAATGGTCGTTCGCCCAGGCCGCCGGCTACGACGCCATCGAACTGCGCTCCAAGGGCGACTTCCATTTCCGCGACCGCCTGCCCGAGCTGAAGGAGGCCGTCGCTGATGGTGTCGTCATGCCCACCGTCTGTGTCGACATGCTGCACTTCTTCGCAGCGTTCGACGACGCCCTGCGCCGGGACGCGCTGGAGCAGATGAAGTCGCAGCTGAGCGTCGCGGCAGAGATAGGTGCGCTGGGCGTGCAGACCCCGGCCTCGTACGGAATGTTCTCGCGTCGCCTGCCGCCCTTCGAACCGCCGCGCACCGAGGAGCAGGACCGCGACGTGCTGCTCGCCGGCCTGACGGAGCTGGGCGAACACGCGCGCAAGGAGGGCGTCACCCTCTACCTGGAGCCGCTGAACCGGTACGAGGACCACATGGTCAACCGCTTGGAGCAGGCCGCGGACCTGATCCGTACGGTCGGGCTGGACTCGGTCCGTATCGGTATCGACAGCTACCACATGAACATCGAGGAAGCCGATCCGTCGGCTGCCATCCTCGCTGCCGCCCCGTACATCGGCCATGCCCAGGTCAGCGACTCCAACCGGTTCCAGCCGGGGGCCGGGCACCTGGACTGGCCGGCCTGGCTCGGCGCCCTGCACACCATCGGCTTCGAGGGCTACCTCGCCGCCGAGTGTCGCCTGACCGGCGACCCTGTCGAGGCCGTCCGTTCGATCCCCGCGTTCCTTCGGAGGTCCGGCGCGTGA